One region of Flavobacterium sp. KACC 22763 genomic DNA includes:
- a CDS encoding cupin-like domain-containing protein: MSFNLRSVDTVESISREDFKKNYLDKRKPLIIKGLTKDWPAREKWSTEYFKQIAGDIEVKLVDNSKADPTKVINASIASMKFGEYLDLIKREPTQLRIFFFNLFKHRPELIDDVKIPKELMGGFIESMPAMFFGGSKAITFLHYDIDLPHLFHTHFGGRKHIILFDNKWKKRLYCLPNTTYALEDYDVANPDFEKFPALKGVEGYEVFLEHGDTLFMPTGMWHWMRYIDGSFSLTLRAWDQSISRKMASVWSLFMHGAVDSAIKVVFRERYALWREKLVFKIAEKELKKDLKKDLKKAS, from the coding sequence ATGAGCTTTAACCTTAGATCTGTCGATACTGTTGAGTCTATTTCTAGAGAAGATTTCAAAAAGAATTATTTAGACAAAAGAAAGCCTTTAATTATAAAAGGACTTACTAAGGATTGGCCAGCAAGAGAAAAATGGTCAACAGAGTATTTCAAGCAAATTGCTGGAGATATAGAGGTTAAGCTTGTAGATAATTCAAAGGCAGATCCAACAAAAGTGATAAATGCTTCTATAGCAAGTATGAAATTTGGAGAATATCTGGATTTGATCAAACGCGAACCAACACAATTGCGTATTTTTTTCTTCAATCTTTTCAAACACAGACCTGAATTAATTGACGATGTAAAAATCCCAAAAGAATTAATGGGCGGTTTTATAGAAAGTATGCCAGCCATGTTTTTTGGCGGTTCTAAGGCGATTACTTTTCTGCATTATGACATCGATTTGCCACATCTTTTCCATACTCATTTCGGAGGTCGAAAACATATTATTTTATTCGATAATAAATGGAAAAAAAGGTTGTATTGTCTTCCAAATACAACTTATGCTTTAGAAGATTATGATGTTGCCAATCCCGATTTTGAAAAATTCCCAGCTCTAAAAGGAGTGGAAGGGTATGAAGTTTTTCTAGAACACGGAGATACTTTATTCATGCCAACAGGAATGTGGCATTGGATGCGTTATATAGATGGTTCTTTTTCGCTTACGCTTCGCGCTTGGGATCAATCGATTAGTAGAAAAATGGCCAGCGTTTGGAGTTTATTTATGCATGGCGCTGTAGATAGTGCAATAAAAGTAGTTTTTAGAGAACGCTATGCGCTTTGGCGTGAAAAATTAGTCTTTAAAATTGCTGAAAAAGAATTGAAGAAGGATTTGAAGAAGGATTTGAAGAAAGCGAGCTAA
- a CDS encoding ABC transporter permease: MIVYLRLLKESLSFAINALRNNKLRTLLSLLGVTIGIFSIIAVLAAVDSLDKKISKDLSSLDKNTIYLMKYCFGPSEIPQWKREQFPNVKYDEYIGLKNSMNNTDQVAYQLFVNRESLKYDSKTVSDVNIIPASSEMVDIDGLSFDKGRFYNESESNSGTAVIVLGYDIADGLFGSSDPIGKSIRLYGQRFTVIGVIAKQGAGFFGDSNDTSVYLPANFLRRMYGDSDSMTPVIVLKPEKGVDMDAYKAEIAQKLRAIRGMKAGEMDNFFINVLSGFTDFIDGILGQMNFVGWIISGFSLLVGGFGIANIMFVSVKERTNLIGIQKSLGAKNKFILFQFLFEAIILSVIGGIIGLLMVWGIAVILTKVLDFEFVLSLGNIILGTSLAAFIGLISGILPAVSAANLDPVEAIRTGM, from the coding sequence ATGATCGTTTATCTAAGATTATTAAAAGAAAGTTTGAGTTTTGCCATCAATGCTTTGCGAAATAATAAATTACGTACTTTATTGTCGCTCTTAGGTGTAACGATTGGTATTTTTTCGATTATTGCTGTTTTGGCTGCTGTTGACTCTTTGGATAAAAAAATCTCTAAAGATTTGAGCAGCTTGGATAAAAATACGATTTATTTAATGAAATATTGTTTTGGACCATCTGAAATTCCGCAATGGAAGAGAGAGCAGTTTCCAAATGTAAAATATGATGAGTATATCGGTCTGAAAAACTCAATGAATAATACAGATCAGGTAGCATATCAGCTTTTTGTAAATAGAGAAAGTTTAAAATACGATTCTAAAACTGTCAGCGATGTAAATATTATTCCAGCGTCAAGCGAAATGGTCGATATCGACGGCTTGAGTTTTGATAAAGGAAGATTTTATAACGAATCTGAATCTAACTCTGGAACTGCCGTTATTGTTCTCGGATATGATATAGCGGATGGACTTTTCGGTTCAAGCGATCCAATCGGAAAAAGTATTCGTTTATACGGACAGCGTTTTACTGTAATTGGGGTAATTGCAAAACAAGGAGCAGGTTTTTTTGGAGACAGCAATGATACTTCGGTTTATCTTCCAGCCAATTTTTTAAGAAGAATGTATGGTGATAGTGATTCTATGACTCCAGTTATAGTTTTAAAGCCTGAAAAAGGTGTTGATATGGATGCCTATAAAGCAGAAATTGCACAAAAACTGAGAGCAATCCGAGGAATGAAAGCTGGAGAAATGGATAATTTCTTTATTAATGTGCTTTCTGGTTTTACGGACTTTATTGATGGAATCTTAGGTCAGATGAATTTTGTAGGCTGGATCATCAGCGGATTTTCTCTTCTTGTTGGAGGTTTCGGAATTGCCAATATTATGTTTGTTTCGGTAAAAGAAAGAACCAATCTTATCGGAATTCAAAAGTCGTTGGGGGCAAAAAATAAATTTATCTTATTCCAATTTTTGTTTGAAGCTATTATTCTTTCTGTTATTGGCGGAATCATTGGTCTGCTAATGGTTTGGGGAATCGCTGTAATTTTAACAAAAGTCCTCGATTTTGAATTTGTTTTAAGTTTAGGGAATATAATTTTGGGAACAAGCCTAGCGGCCTTTATTGGGCTAATTTCGGGGATTCTGCCAGCGGTTTCAGCGGCAAATCTAGATCCTGTAGAGGCCATTCGTACAGGAATGTAA
- the fbaA gene encoding class II fructose-bisphosphate aldolase, with the protein MAHNIKPGVATGDQVQEIFNYAKEKGFALPAVNVTGSSTINGVLETAAKLNAPVIIQFSNGGAQFNAGKGLSNAGEKAAIAGGIAGAKHIHTLAEAYGATVILHTDHCAKKLLPWIDGLLDASEKHFAETGKPLFSSHMIDLSEEPIEENIEICKEYLARMSKMGMTLEIELGITGGEEDGVDNSDVDSSKLYTQPEEVAYAYEELSKVSPKFTIAAAFGNVHGVYKPGNVKLTPKILKNSQDFVQSKFNTGHNPVDFVFHGGSGSTLEEIREAIGYGVIKMNIDTDLQFAYTEGIRDYMVNNIEYLKTQIGNPEGPDAPNKKYYDPRKWVRESEVTFNARLEQAFADLNNVNTL; encoded by the coding sequence ATGGCACACAACATTAAACCAGGAGTAGCTACAGGAGATCAAGTACAAGAGATCTTTAATTATGCGAAAGAGAAGGGTTTTGCTCTTCCAGCAGTAAACGTTACTGGATCAAGCACAATTAATGGAGTTCTTGAAACTGCAGCGAAACTTAACGCGCCAGTTATCATTCAATTTTCTAACGGTGGAGCTCAATTCAACGCTGGAAAAGGATTATCAAATGCAGGTGAAAAAGCAGCAATCGCGGGAGGAATCGCAGGAGCAAAACATATTCATACTTTGGCAGAAGCTTACGGTGCAACTGTAATCTTACACACTGACCACTGTGCAAAAAAACTTTTACCTTGGATTGACGGTTTATTAGATGCTTCTGAAAAACATTTCGCAGAAACAGGAAAACCATTATTCAGTTCTCACATGATCGATTTGTCTGAGGAGCCAATCGAAGAGAACATCGAAATCTGCAAAGAATATTTAGCTAGAATGAGCAAAATGGGAATGACATTAGAAATCGAACTTGGTATTACAGGTGGAGAAGAAGATGGCGTTGACAACTCAGACGTAGATAGCTCTAAATTATATACTCAGCCAGAAGAGGTAGCTTACGCTTACGAAGAATTATCTAAAGTGAGCCCTAAATTTACAATTGCTGCTGCTTTCGGAAACGTTCACGGTGTTTACAAACCAGGAAACGTAAAATTAACTCCAAAAATCTTAAAAAACTCTCAAGATTTCGTACAAAGCAAATTCAACACTGGACACAACCCAGTTGATTTCGTTTTCCACGGAGGTTCAGGTTCTACACTTGAAGAAATTAGAGAAGCTATTGGTTACGGAGTTATCAAAATGAACATTGATACAGATTTACAATTTGCATATACTGAAGGAATCCGTGATTATATGGTAAACAATATTGAGTACTTAAAAACTCAAATTGGTAACCCAGAAGGTCCAGATGCTCCAAACAAGAAATACTACGATCCAAGAAAATGGGTTCGTGAAAGCGAAGTAACATTCAACGCGAGACTTGAACAAGCTTTTGCTGATTTAAATAACGTAAACACGTTATAA
- the tamL gene encoding translocation and assembly module lipoprotein TamL: protein MKNNSTKIIAFLLIAILICACNAVKRVPDGKNLLVKNNIIVNGKSTNDETASNQMYQKPNGKLLGYKLRLNLYNLANLNPDSTYQAKFKNNPGKYERMSKIFSAKQVDRLGQSFYYKGIHEFLKNTGEPPVIIDTSKAKKSLLRLKYYYFNNGFFNVQTDYTIDTVGKKRAAINYNITTGPAYKLDTIRTKIMTPALDSLYRTNNEPSLLKSGNQYKTTDFEEEKNRITTYFRNHGAYYFQPTYVTFDIDTIGKKAKADVTLIINNNTIQDRDSSRTEPFKLYKISDVNIYTDYSAANSKKKPTDSVTYNNFNLYSYKTLKYRPRAITDAIFITKGSTFADFRTTLSSRYLNNLRIFNYPSIQYEVDKRDSTAQSLIANVYLTPRKKYSFGATLDLTHSNIQDFGIGASVSETIRNVFNRAETLEISARLNIGSSRDMANPNNNFFNVSEYGLDMKLNFPRILLPFGTEKIIPKSMIPYTSITSGFSKQRNIGLDKENFTGGISYNWTPKRHNTAKFELLNAQFVRNLNPDNYFNVYTSSYDDLNFIGKDYNVDPLNWGTTTEEQARKDLTIPKGTTGFTNDVLTGKTALTPDNPQYQEVESIEERRVRLTENDFILATSFSFTKTTKKDLADNNFYQFRTKIESAGTLLSLISEVGNLQKNAKGNYEIFNLEYSEYIKTEFDYIKHWDFGKEKVLAVRSFFGIAIPFGNSNYIPFSRSYYGGGSNDNRAWQPYALGPGSTNAVNDFNEANMKIAASAEFRFKVFGDVKGAFFADAGNIWNVLDNVIDPKARFDNLNDLAEIALGTGFGLRYDLSFFVIRLDLGFKTYNPAHEKGDRWFKEYNFGHSVLNFGINYPF from the coding sequence TTGAAAAATAATTCCACAAAAATAATAGCATTTCTTCTAATTGCAATATTAATTTGCGCTTGTAATGCCGTAAAAAGAGTTCCCGATGGAAAAAATCTTCTTGTAAAAAATAATATTATAGTTAACGGAAAATCGACAAACGATGAGACAGCTTCTAATCAGATGTACCAAAAACCAAATGGTAAATTATTAGGTTATAAGCTTCGACTAAATTTATACAATTTAGCAAATTTAAATCCAGATTCTACTTATCAGGCCAAATTTAAAAACAATCCCGGAAAGTATGAGCGCATGTCTAAGATATTCTCTGCAAAACAAGTCGACCGTCTTGGACAATCTTTTTATTACAAAGGAATTCATGAGTTTCTAAAAAATACTGGTGAACCTCCAGTAATAATTGACACTTCTAAGGCTAAAAAATCATTGCTTCGATTAAAATACTATTATTTCAATAATGGTTTTTTTAATGTCCAAACCGATTATACTATTGATACTGTTGGAAAAAAGAGAGCTGCAATTAATTATAATATCACTACAGGACCGGCTTACAAGTTAGATACTATTAGAACCAAAATAATGACTCCTGCATTAGACTCATTATATAGAACTAATAATGAACCTTCTTTATTAAAATCTGGAAATCAATATAAAACTACTGATTTTGAAGAAGAGAAAAACCGTATCACAACATATTTCAGAAATCATGGTGCTTATTACTTTCAACCTACTTATGTAACTTTTGACATTGATACCATTGGTAAAAAAGCAAAAGCTGATGTCACTTTGATAATAAACAACAACACAATTCAAGATAGAGATTCAAGCCGTACTGAACCTTTTAAATTGTACAAAATTAGCGATGTAAACATTTACACAGATTATTCTGCTGCAAATTCTAAGAAAAAACCAACTGACAGTGTAACATACAACAACTTTAATCTTTACAGTTACAAGACATTAAAATATAGACCCCGTGCGATAACCGACGCTATCTTCATTACAAAAGGAAGCACTTTTGCTGATTTTAGAACCACTCTATCTTCTCGATATTTAAATAATTTAAGGATTTTCAACTATCCATCAATCCAATATGAAGTAGACAAAAGAGATTCTACGGCTCAATCTCTTATTGCCAATGTTTATTTGACTCCAAGAAAAAAATACAGTTTTGGAGCAACACTTGACTTAACACACTCTAATATTCAAGATTTCGGAATTGGAGCCAGTGTTTCTGAAACTATTCGTAATGTATTTAACCGTGCCGAAACTCTTGAAATTTCTGCCCGTTTAAACATCGGATCTTCCAGAGATATGGCCAACCCTAACAATAATTTCTTTAATGTTTCTGAGTATGGTTTGGATATGAAACTAAACTTTCCAAGAATTTTACTACCGTTTGGAACAGAAAAAATTATCCCCAAAAGTATGATCCCCTACACCTCTATTACTTCTGGTTTTTCAAAACAGCGAAATATTGGTTTGGATAAAGAAAATTTTACAGGAGGTATCTCATACAACTGGACACCAAAACGTCATAATACGGCAAAATTCGAATTATTAAATGCGCAGTTTGTCCGTAACTTAAATCCTGACAATTACTTTAATGTATACACTTCATCTTATGATGATTTGAATTTTATTGGAAAAGATTACAATGTGGATCCTCTCAACTGGGGAACCACAACAGAGGAACAAGCTAGAAAAGACCTTACCATACCTAAAGGAACAACTGGATTTACGAATGATGTGTTGACCGGAAAAACAGCCTTGACTCCAGACAATCCGCAATATCAAGAAGTTGAAAGTATTGAGGAAAGAAGAGTTCGTTTGACCGAAAATGATTTTATCCTTGCAACAAGTTTTTCTTTCACTAAAACAACTAAAAAAGATCTGGCAGATAACAATTTCTATCAATTTAGAACCAAAATTGAGTCGGCAGGAACACTATTGTCATTAATTTCTGAGGTTGGAAATCTTCAAAAAAATGCAAAAGGCAATTACGAGATTTTTAATCTAGAATATTCAGAATATATAAAAACCGAATTTGATTATATCAAACACTGGGATTTTGGAAAAGAGAAAGTTCTGGCGGTGAGAAGCTTCTTTGGAATCGCAATTCCGTTTGGAAATTCAAACTACATCCCGTTTTCACGAAGTTATTATGGCGGAGGTTCCAATGATAACCGTGCTTGGCAACCTTATGCTTTAGGGCCAGGAAGCACAAATGCCGTAAACGACTTTAACGAGGCCAATATGAAAATTGCAGCGAGTGCCGAATTTCGTTTCAAAGTTTTTGGAGATGTAAAAGGAGCATTCTTTGCAGATGCCGGAAATATCTGGAATGTGCTCGATAATGTGATAGATCCGAAAGCAAGATTCGACAACTTAAACGATTTAGCTGAAATTGCTTTAGGTACAGGATTCGGTTTAAGATACGATTTAAGCTTTTTTGTGATTCGTTTAGATTTAGGCTTTAAGACTTATAATCCAGCACATGAGAAGGGAGACAGGTGGTTTAAAGAATACAATTTTGGACACTCCGTTTTAAATTTTGGTATAAATTATCCATTCTAA
- the accD gene encoding acetyl-CoA carboxylase, carboxyltransferase subunit beta: MAWFKRQEKGITTATEDKMDVPKGLWYKSPTGKIIDADELARNLFVSPEDDFHVRIGSATYFEILFDNNEFVELDKNMTSKDPLHFVDTKKYADRLKDVMEKTHLKDAVRTGVGKSKGRELVICCMDFAFIGGSMGAVVGEKIARGIDHAIKNKLPFVMISKSGGARMMEAAYSLMQLAKTSVKLAQLAEAKLPYISLCTDPTTGGTTASYAMLGDINISEPGALIGFAGPRVVRDTTGKDLPEGFQTAEFLLEHGFLDFITPRKELKDKINLYIDLIQNNDIR; the protein is encoded by the coding sequence ATGGCTTGGTTTAAAAGACAAGAAAAAGGGATTACGACCGCTACTGAAGATAAGATGGACGTTCCGAAAGGATTGTGGTACAAATCTCCTACTGGAAAAATTATTGATGCTGACGAATTGGCGAGAAATTTGTTCGTAAGCCCTGAAGATGATTTTCACGTTCGAATTGGAAGCGCAACCTATTTTGAAATTTTATTCGACAACAACGAATTTGTTGAGTTAGATAAAAACATGACTTCTAAAGACCCTCTGCACTTTGTGGATACAAAGAAATATGCAGATCGTTTGAAAGATGTAATGGAAAAAACTCATCTTAAAGACGCTGTACGTACGGGAGTAGGAAAATCTAAAGGAAGAGAACTTGTAATCTGCTGTATGGATTTCGCTTTTATTGGTGGATCTATGGGAGCGGTTGTAGGTGAAAAAATTGCAAGAGGTATTGATCACGCTATCAAAAACAAACTTCCTTTTGTAATGATTTCTAAATCTGGTGGAGCTCGTATGATGGAAGCTGCTTATTCTTTAATGCAATTAGCAAAAACTTCTGTAAAACTAGCTCAATTAGCTGAAGCTAAATTACCTTACATCTCTCTTTGTACAGACCCAACAACAGGAGGAACAACTGCATCTTACGCAATGTTAGGAGATATCAACATCTCTGAGCCAGGTGCTTTGATTGGTTTTGCTGGTCCTCGTGTTGTTCGCGATACTACAGGAAAAGATTTGCCAGAAGGTTTCCAAACTGCTGAGTTCTTATTAGAGCACGGTTTCTTAGACTTTATCACGCCAAGAAAAGAATTGAAAGATAAGATCAACTTATATATCGATTTGATTCAAAATAATGACATTAGATAG
- the purH gene encoding bifunctional phosphoribosylaminoimidazolecarboxamide formyltransferase/IMP cyclohydrolase, producing MSTTKKIQSALISVFSKDGLEPIVRKLHEQNVTLYSTGGTEDFIKNLGIPVVPVEDITSFPEILGGRVKTLHPKIFGGILNRQDNESDVQQMKEFDIPQIDLVIVDLYPFEKTVASGASEQDIIEKIDIGGISLIRAGAKNFKDTVIVASVNEYSLLLDLITEQDGATTLENRRLFATKAFHVSSHYDGAIFNYFNTDETIYKESIANGQVLRYGENPHQKGFFFGDFDAMFKKLHGKELSYNNLLDVDAAVNLIAEFKTDGPTFAILKHNNACGLASRKTISEAYLAALACDPTSAFGGVLISNTKIDLETAQEINKLFCEVVIAPSYDDEAVTVLQEKKNRIILVQNDVELPARQVRTCLNGLLIQDRNNITDNKEHLKTVTITEPTAQEIEDLIFASKICKNTKSNTIVFAKNGTLISSGTGQTSRVDALIQAVDKAKAFGFDLNGASMASDAFFPFPDCVELAKKAGITAVIQPGGSIKDELSINYCNENNLAMVFTGTRHFKH from the coding sequence ATGAGCACAACTAAAAAAATACAATCGGCATTAATTTCTGTTTTTTCTAAAGATGGATTAGAACCAATTGTTAGAAAATTACACGAACAAAATGTAACGCTTTATTCAACTGGAGGAACTGAAGATTTCATCAAAAACCTTGGTATTCCAGTAGTTCCTGTTGAAGACATTACTTCTTTCCCAGAAATTCTTGGCGGAAGAGTTAAAACTTTACACCCAAAAATTTTTGGTGGTATCTTGAATCGTCAAGACAATGAAAGCGATGTTCAGCAAATGAAGGAATTTGATATTCCTCAAATCGATTTAGTGATTGTTGATTTATATCCTTTTGAAAAAACAGTTGCTTCTGGAGCAAGCGAACAAGATATTATTGAAAAAATTGATATCGGTGGTATTTCATTAATTCGTGCTGGTGCAAAAAATTTCAAAGACACTGTGATTGTAGCTTCTGTTAACGAGTACAGTTTACTTTTAGATTTGATTACAGAGCAAGATGGAGCAACAACTTTGGAGAATAGAAGATTGTTTGCTACTAAAGCTTTCCACGTTTCATCTCACTATGATGGAGCTATTTTTAATTATTTCAATACAGACGAGACTATTTACAAAGAAAGCATTGCAAACGGTCAAGTTTTAAGATATGGTGAAAATCCTCACCAAAAAGGATTCTTCTTTGGAGATTTTGATGCAATGTTTAAAAAACTTCACGGAAAAGAATTATCATACAACAACTTATTAGATGTTGATGCTGCAGTAAATTTAATTGCTGAGTTTAAAACTGACGGACCAACATTCGCAATTCTAAAACACAATAATGCTTGCGGATTAGCTTCAAGAAAAACAATTAGCGAAGCTTATTTAGCAGCTTTAGCTTGTGATCCTACTTCAGCTTTTGGAGGAGTGTTAATTTCTAACACAAAAATTGATTTAGAAACTGCACAAGAAATCAACAAATTATTCTGCGAGGTTGTAATCGCGCCATCTTATGATGATGAGGCAGTTACGGTTTTACAAGAGAAGAAAAACAGAATTATTTTAGTACAAAACGACGTTGAATTGCCAGCTCGTCAAGTAAGAACTTGTCTTAATGGTTTGTTAATTCAGGACAGAAATAATATTACGGATAATAAAGAGCATTTAAAAACCGTTACAATAACAGAACCTACTGCTCAAGAGATCGAAGATTTGATCTTTGCTTCTAAAATCTGCAAGAATACAAAATCAAATACTATTGTTTTTGCTAAAAACGGAACATTGATTTCATCAGGTACAGGTCAGACTTCAAGAGTTGACGCTTTAATTCAAGCAGTTGACAAAGCAAAAGCTTTTGGATTTGATCTAAATGGAGCTTCCATGGCAAGTGATGCATTTTTCCCATTTCCGGATTGTGTAGAATTAGCCAAAAAAGCAGGAATAACTGCTGTAATTCAGCCAGGAGGTTCGATTAAAGACGAATTAAGTATAAATTATTGCAACGAAAATAATCTTGCAATGGTATTTACAGGAACTCGTCATTTTAAACATTAA
- the mreC gene encoding rod shape-determining protein MreC, protein MQQIFNFLIRNSNRLLFLLLLGISLGLTIQSHSYHRSKIISSANFLSGGVYEKINRVNEYMNLRAENDELVLENARLKSLLFNKEDTSKLPLPDTIKGVKPADIIVSKVIHNTYSTHENFLTLNSGSNEGVKPDMGVINSLGIVGIIDDTSPRYSTVVSILNMKSRINAKLKKSNHFGSLTWDGKSTGFVQLRDVPRLASVKKGDTIVTGGQSVIFPEGINIGTVETIYKETQTSFYVIKVKLFNDMTNLGHVYIIKSKDREELINLENKEKNE, encoded by the coding sequence ATGCAGCAAATATTTAATTTCCTTATAAGAAACAGTAATCGATTGCTGTTTTTGCTGCTTTTAGGTATTTCGTTAGGACTCACGATTCAATCTCATTCTTACCACAGAAGCAAAATAATCAGTTCTGCAAATTTCTTAAGCGGAGGTGTTTATGAAAAAATCAATCGTGTTAATGAATACATGAATTTAAGAGCTGAAAACGACGAACTTGTACTTGAGAACGCAAGATTAAAAAGTCTTTTATTCAACAAAGAAGACACATCAAAATTGCCTTTACCTGATACCATTAAAGGGGTAAAACCTGCCGACATCATTGTATCAAAAGTAATTCATAACACATATAGCACACACGAAAACTTTCTTACTTTAAACTCTGGATCTAACGAAGGTGTTAAACCAGATATGGGGGTAATAAACAGTTTAGGAATTGTGGGTATCATAGATGATACGTCTCCAAGATATTCTACCGTTGTGAGTATTTTGAACATGAAATCCAGAATTAATGCCAAGCTAAAAAAATCAAATCATTTTGGTTCTTTAACATGGGATGGAAAAAGCACTGGATTTGTACAGCTAAGAGATGTCCCGAGATTAGCTTCAGTTAAAAAAGGAGATACAATTGTAACAGGAGGACAATCTGTAATTTTCCCTGAAGGAATCAACATTGGAACCGTTGAAACGATTTACAAAGAGACCCAAACAAGTTTTTATGTTATAAAAGTTAAACTTTTTAACGACATGACAAACTTAGGACACGTTTACATTATCAAGAGCAAAGACAGAGAGGAACTTATTAATTTAGAAAACAAAGAAAAAAATGAATAG
- a CDS encoding rod shape-determining protein, with product MGFFDFMTEDIAIDLGTANTLIIHNDKVVIDSPSIVARDRVSGKIIAVGKEANMMQGKTHENIKTIRPLKDGVIADFDASEKMINMFIKSIPALKKRMFTPALRMVVCIPSGITEVEMRAVKESCERVNGKEVYLIHEPMAAAIGIGIDIMQPKGNMIVDIGGGTTEIAVIALGGIVCDKSVKIAGDVFTNDIVYYMRTQHNLFVGESTAEKIKIQIGAAIEDLDGPPEDMSVQGRDLLTGKPKQVDVSYREIAKALDKSIQRIEDAVMETLSQTPPELAADIYNTGIYLAGGGSMLRGLDKRISQKTDLPVYIAEDPLRAVVRGTGMALKNIAKFKSILIK from the coding sequence ATGGGATTTTTTGATTTCATGACCGAGGATATTGCGATAGACCTTGGAACCGCAAACACTTTAATCATTCATAATGATAAAGTTGTCATTGATAGTCCATCTATCGTTGCACGTGATAGAGTATCAGGCAAAATCATTGCTGTTGGTAAGGAAGCCAATATGATGCAAGGTAAAACACATGAAAACATCAAAACTATAAGGCCTTTGAAAGATGGTGTAATCGCTGATTTTGATGCTTCGGAAAAAATGATCAATATGTTCATTAAAAGTATTCCTGCATTGAAAAAAAGAATGTTTACTCCAGCTTTACGTATGGTTGTATGTATTCCTTCTGGTATTACTGAAGTGGAGATGAGAGCGGTGAAGGAATCTTGTGAGAGAGTAAACGGAAAAGAAGTTTACTTGATTCATGAACCAATGGCGGCGGCAATTGGTATTGGTATTGACATTATGCAACCTAAAGGAAACATGATTGTCGATATCGGAGGTGGTACAACAGAAATTGCTGTAATCGCATTAGGCGGAATTGTTTGTGACAAGTCTGTTAAAATTGCGGGTGACGTTTTTACAAACGATATCGTGTATTACATGCGTACACAGCACAACTTATTTGTTGGAGAAAGTACTGCTGAGAAAATTAAAATTCAAATCGGAGCGGCAATCGAAGATTTAGATGGCCCGCCAGAAGATATGTCAGTTCAAGGTAGAGATTTGCTTACTGGTAAACCAAAACAAGTAGATGTTTCTTACCGTGAAATTGCAAAAGCATTAGATAAATCTATTCAGCGTATCGAAGATGCGGTAATGGAAACATTATCTCAGACTCCACCTGAGTTAGCAGCAGATATCTACAACACTGGTATCTATTTAGCTGGTGGAGGATCTATGTTAAGAGGTCTTGACAAACGTATCTCTCAAAAAACAGATTTACCAGTTTATATTGCTGAAGATCCTTTGAGAGCTGTTGTTCGCGGTACAGGAATGGCTCTTAAAAACATTGCTAAATTTAAAAGCATCTTAATCAAATAA
- a CDS encoding RNA methyltransferase, whose translation MVSKNQIKLISGLHQKKQRFANQLFFAEGVKVIQELLQSNFELEHLYTTLNDFQAVHTSKRTLINEQELKKISALSTPNSCLAVFKIPAEKEIIDSGLILALDDIRDPGNLGTILRLCDWFGIKQIVCSKETVDIYNPKVVQATMGSITRVNVSYVDLKLFLAQTKLPVFGTFMDGENIYQSKLPQDGIIIMGNEANGISEEIEKTVTSRLTIPRFGELQKTESLNVATATAIILSEFKRNS comes from the coding sequence ATGGTTAGTAAAAACCAAATAAAACTAATATCAGGCTTGCATCAAAAAAAGCAGCGTTTTGCTAATCAGCTATTTTTTGCTGAGGGAGTAAAAGTAATTCAAGAATTGCTGCAATCCAATTTTGAATTAGAACATTTATACACCACGTTGAATGATTTTCAAGCGGTTCACACCTCAAAACGCACTCTTATTAATGAACAAGAACTGAAAAAAATAAGTGCTTTGTCGACTCCAAATTCTTGTTTGGCAGTTTTTAAAATTCCAGCCGAAAAAGAAATAATCGATTCGGGCTTAATTTTAGCTTTAGACGACATCAGAGACCCAGGAAATCTAGGCACTATTTTACGTCTTTGCGATTGGTTTGGTATTAAGCAGATTGTCTGTTCTAAAGAAACAGTAGATATTTATAATCCAAAAGTGGTACAAGCTACAATGGGATCTATTACCAGAGTAAATGTAAGCTATGTTGATTTAAAACTTTTTCTTGCTCAAACTAAACTGCCTGTTTTTGGAACCTTTATGGACGGAGAAAATATTTACCAATCAAAACTGCCTCAGGATGGAATCATTATTATGGGTAATGAAGCCAATGGGATTTCAGAAGAGATTGAAAAAACTGTAACCAGCCGTCTTACAATTCCTAGATTTGGAGAGCTTCAAAAAACCGAAAGTTTAAATGTCGCTACCGCAACAGCAATTATTCTTAGTGAATTTAAACGAAATAGTTGA